In Biomphalaria glabrata chromosome 11, xgBioGlab47.1, whole genome shotgun sequence, the following proteins share a genomic window:
- the LOC106053454 gene encoding uncharacterized protein LOC106053454: MKKKNRSSTLKLGTWNVRTLQTGLNENLPDIEDVRKSAIINDELSRLKVDIVALQETRLADSGSIKEKDYSFFWQGKTESEVREHGVGFAVKNTLLNTVELKCNGSERLLSLRLKTSIGYVTLIYVYAPTLSSTPEAKDMFYDNLSSALSEIPTTEQVIILGDLNALVGSDNSSWDSCIGRFGVGKVNENGQRLLEVCSLHSLCVTNTYFKTKPQHRVSGRHPRSKHWHQLDLIMVRQKCLKFVKLTRSYHSADCDTDHSLVCFHHTSLEIFGRKITKQNDWFDSKAVILAPVIKAKRDALATYKAKPTQRNLLNLKEARANAQRTARICANEYWVELSENIQLAAQVGNIRGMYEGIKKALGPSQNKTAPLKSTTGEIITDKGQQMHRWVEHYSELYATTSSVSYSALKAIIQLPTMNELDETPTLSELNKAIDNIAARKAPGCDESQDPLQIRAEKFVSGQKNDPNLIKFIDSKAPPRRGLIKIGEDGAYVR; encoded by the exons atgaagaaaaaaaataggagCTCCACTCTTAAACTGGGCACATGGAATGTGCGTACTCTACAAACTGGACTTAATGAAAACCTACCAGACATAGAAGATGTCAGAAAATCTGCAATAATAAACGATGAACTGTCCAGGCTCAAAGTAGACATTGTCGCCCTTCAGGAAACTCGTTTAGCTGACTCTGGTTCAATCAAAGAAAAAGACTACTCCTTCTTCTGGCAAGGCAAAACCGAAAGTGAAGTAAGGGAACATGGCGTTGGTTTTGCAGTTAAGAACACACTGCTGAACACAGTAGAGCTGAAGTGCAATGGTTCAGAAAGACTCCTATCACTACGCCTTAAAACATCTATTGGATATGTGACTTTGATATATGTCTACGCTCCTACTCTGAGCTCCACACCAGAGGCCAAAGATATGTTTTATGACAACCTTTCGTCTGCTCTTAGCGAGATCCCAACTACGGAACAGGTTATCATCCTCGGCGACCTCAACGCACTCGTTGGATCTGACAACTCTTCATGGGACAGCTGTATTGGGCGTTTTGGTGTcggaaaagtaaatgaaaatggaCAAAGGCTCCTCGAGGTTTGCTCACTACACTCCCTCTGCGTCACTAATACCTATTTCAAGACTAAACCGCAGCACAGAGTATCTGGGCGGCACCCTCGCTCCAAACACTGGCACCAACTAGACCTAATCATGGTAAGACAAAAGTGCTTAAAATTTGTCAAGCTTACCAGGTCCTACCACAGTGCAGACTGCGACACAGATCACTCCTTGGTATGTT TCCACCATACTTCCCTGGAAAtctttggaagaaaaattacaaaacaaaatgattggtTCGACTCTAAAGCAGTTATTTTAGCACCTGTCATCAAAGCAAAGAGAGATGCACTCGCTACTTACAAGGCAAAACCTACCCAACGCAACCTGCTAAACCTGAAAGAAGCTAGAGCCAATGCACAGAGGACAGCAAGGATCTGTGCCAATGAATACTGGGTAGAGCTCAGTGAGAATATTCAGCTCGCAGCCCAAGTGGGCAACATAAGAGGGATGTACGAAGGAATCAAAAAGGCTCTCGGACCCTCCCAAAACAAGACAGCACCTCTGAAATCAACAACTGGGGAAATTATCACAGACAAGGGCCAACAAATGCACAGATGGGTTGAGCATTACTCTGAGCTCTACGCCACAACAAGCTCAGTCTCTTACTCAGCCCTTAAGGCCATCATACAATTACCCACAATGAACGAGCTAGACGAAACACCCACCCTGTCAGAGCTCAACAAAGCCATAGACAACATTGCTGCCCGCAAAGCACCCGGATGCGATG